Proteins encoded together in one Branchiostoma lanceolatum isolate klBraLanc5 chromosome 11, klBraLanc5.hap2, whole genome shotgun sequence window:
- the LOC136444873 gene encoding TLC domain-containing protein 4-like, translating into MVSAVPVDSIEPVYLITFLATIAVCLSIFKFVAPWVLRRMTKKYDTLPWAKKVELNEIVMALAHSLVVGLASWCVYFTMDDIKPSLTRYNSPPVLFIDSIFFGFSVSDLILLLVYRSFGLPFIIHHLMAAFNGYVVLAYRSMPYYCLTGMMMELSGPCTNSRFLLKALDVDQTSALYVGNSVAMLTSFVAIRITANAMNLYHLLWLASTTDDFYQLSLAEYVCYVGGVLTFSVLNCIWLSKMIKGAIRLWRGVKKYD; encoded by the exons ATGGTGTCTGCCGTACCCGTGGACAGTATAGAGCCTGTATACCTGATCACCTTCCTGGCTACCATTGCCGTCTGCCTCTCCATTTTCAAGTTCGTCGCGCCTTGGGTATTGAGAAGGATGACAAAGAAGTATGACACCCTACCCTGGGCGAAAAAAGTGGAACTGAACGAAAT AGTGATGGCACTGGCTCATTCGTTAGTCGTTGGTCTGGCCTCCTGGTGCGTGTACTTCACAATGGACGACATCAAACCCTCGCTGACCAG GTACAATTCTCCCCCTGTGTTGTTTATCGACTCAATCTTTTTCGGGTTCAGTGTATCAG aCTTGATCTTGCTGCTAGTCTATCGAAGTTTTGGGCTGCCTTTCATTATACATCATCTAATGGCTGCATTCAATGGATACGTGGTTTTG GCGTACCGTTCCATGCCTTACTACTGCCTGACAGGTATGATGATGGAGCTATCTGGTCCTTGTACCAACAGTAG GTTCCTCTTGAAGGCTCTCGACGTCGACCAGACGTCGGCGCTGTACGTCGGAAACAGCGTTGCCATGTTGACGTCCTTCGTCGCTATCCGGATAACAGCGAACGCCATGAACCTCTACCACCTTCTCTGGCTTGCCTCGACGACGGACGATTTTTATCAGTTGTCTTTAGCGGAGTACGTCTGTTATGTTGGCGGTGTCCTCACGTTCTCAGTCCTGAACTGCATCTGGTTAAGTAAGATGATCAAAGGAGCTATCAGACTTTGGCGGGGGGTTAAGAAATACGACTGA
- the LOC136445107 gene encoding uncharacterized protein, which translates to MPDLTDGNPDHDDDGDEDDDKDSHKKEIWREGPDRDRMPDLTDGNPDHDDDGDEDDEGSHKKEILHVLRGSERKPVPFWNKTHLCDYHECFSKLKTWPEVSYYLLKDGNFEVDWPTIYIRQFMIYYTNAFVNVFNRDRAAVEKHAMEAISVVDKTFRALNIRVLLAGVDIVEDYWPGEGEGKKTTYPLLDLKIRKYIWKKLRAAHTFDTAVFVTGPPYFNGGGFLGVAMFELCSTPYTLLKTSSIERARPADMIGIIPHEMGHWFNRKLGHVFDPLQSPDHDGDRSYRCPGLKLFGAKCAMGGNQYPKTFGEFFVQAVRTTEYPCLKNKPSQSEVFRCGNGVLDYGEECDCGSSQDCLERDPCCDGQICKLKQGAQCADGQACCKNCKVDMENCPVDSSSPVKRGWTQLSDDSTYTEITSPPSGMINAIPFGKLTPQNKVFSWLLRAPTYKRVEVQLIMPAIKSGYFEVWIGCPYDWVEVRDGGKATSPLIGRYCTPLRDNNIVSSSNELLVRLRSDGSFDSHFTMTYTFVSQEEQQIPVPDETCQTGNGVSYRGTADTTYDGRACLPWDKHGYEYTKAKYGEKFGLDKNYCRNPDNEKAVWCYTHVNHYRPAAWSWQYCTVPKCGAGKEIPEKTCQKGNGLRYRGTVNITIEGRPCLPWDAHSHYYTKSRFGEKYGLYKNYCRNPGEEERVWCYIKSSHKSLYWQYCSVPQCGAGKEIPDETCQKGNGVSYRGTVSMTHLGIPCLPWDQHSHGYTKAKSGAKYGLYKNYCRNPGADEDRVWCYIKTSFDSVYWDYCPVPKCDAVDVSPEVQDVIKDAGECYKDRGQSYRGTTAMSWKGEPCLDWVWKFEKYNPKTYPDSDLNENYCRNPTPGPDYAPWCFLTTSSKLKWDYCAIPKCLKNNGT; encoded by the exons CATGTACTGAGGGGCAGTGAACGTAAACCTGTTCCGTTCTGGAACAAAACTCACCTGTGCGATTACCACGAATGCTTCAGCAAACTCAAG ACATGGCCAGAGGTGTCCTATTACCTACTCAAGGATGGGAATTTTGAGGTGGATTGGCCGACAATATACATTCGTCAATTCATGATCTACTACACGAATGCT TTTGTCAACGTATTCAACAGAGATCGCGCGgcagtggaaaagcatgccatGGAAGCAATCTCCGTAGTGGACAAG ACTTTTAGGGCTCTCAACATTCGGGTGCTTCTGGCTGGGGTGGACATTGTCGAGGACTACTGGCCTGGAGAAGgcgaaggaaaaaaaacaacctaCCCATTACTTGACCTCAAAATCAGGAAGTACATCTGGAAGAAGCTCCGAGCTGCTCACACCTTCGACACTGCGGTGTTTGTAAC GGGTCCGCCATATTTTAATGGAGGCGGCTTTTTGGGTGTAGCAATGTTTGAACTATGCAGTACACCCTACACGCTACTGAAG ACTTCATCAATTGAGAGGGCAAGGCCTGCAGACATGATTGGGATCATACCACATGAGATGGGGCATTGGTTCAATAGGAAACTTGGACACGTCTTTG ACCCGCTGCAATCTCCAGATCATGACGGTGACAGATCCTATCGGTGTCCTGGGTTGAAACTGTTTGGAGCGAAATGCGCCATGGGGGGCAATCA ATACCCTAAGACTTTCGGCGAGTTTTTCGTCCAAGCCGTCAGAACGACAGAGTACCCTTGCCTGAAGAACAAACCGTCTCAG AGCGAGGTATTCAGATGCGGAAACGGAGTTCTCGACTACGGGGAGGAATGTGACTGCGGGTCTAGTCAG GACTGCCTAGAACGTGATCCGTGCTGCGATGGTCAGATATGCAAGCTGAAGCAAGGTGCCCAATGTGCTGATGGACAAGCATGCTGCAAGAACTGCAAG GTGGACATGGAAAACTGCCCTGTTGATTCATCGAGCCCTGTCAAACGGGGATGGACCCAGTTATCCGACG ATTCTACCTACACGGAAATCACCTCACCACCCTCTGGCATGATAAATGCCATTCCGTTTGGAAAGCTCACCCCCCAAAACAAGGTGTTCAGCTGGCTACTGCGAGCTCCCACCTACAAGAGGGTTGAGGTCCAGCTCATCATGCCAGCAATA aaatCTGGGTATTTCGAGGTGTGGATCGGATGTCCTTACGACTGGGTGGAAGTGCGCGATGGAGGGAAGGCGACGTCGCCCCTCATCGGACGCTACTGCACTCCGTTACGGGACAATAACATAGT GTCCTCATCGAACGAGCTGCTGGTGCGCCTGCGCAGTGACGGTTCGTTCGACAGCCACTTCACCATGACGTACACGTTTGTCTCTCAGGAAG AACAACAGATACCGGTACCGGATGAGACTTGCCAAACAGGAAACGGCGTGTCGTACCGTGGGACTGCGGACACAACATACGATGGAAGAGCCTGTCTCCCGTGGGACAAACATGGTTACGAATACACAAAGGCGAAGTATGGAGAAAAATTTGGTCTTGACAAAAACTACTGCCGCAATCCAGACAACGAGAAAGCTGTTTGGTGCTACACACATGTAAACCACTACCGTCCAGCCGCTTGGTCTTGGCAGTATTGCACTGTTCCCAAATGCGGTGCAG gaaaggagatACCAGAAAAGACTTGCCAGAAAGGCAACGGCTTGAGGTACCGCGGAACCGTGAACATAACAATCGAGGGGAGACCCTGTCTGCCGTGGGACGCACACAGTCACTATTACACAAAGTCGAGGTTTGGAGAAAAATATGGTCTGTACAAAAACTACTGTCGCAACCCTGGGGAGGAAGAGCGTGTTTGGTGCTACATCAAGTCATCCCATAAATCCTTGTATTGGCAGTATTGCTCGGTTCCCCAATGCGGTGCAG GAAAGGAGATACCGGATGAGACTTGTCAGAAAGGAAACGGGGTGTCGTACCGCGGAACCGTGAGCATGACACACCTGGGTATACCCTGTCTGCCGTGGGACCAACACAGTCACGGTTACACAAAGGCGAAGTCTGGAGCAAAATATGGTCTGTACAAAAACTACTGTCGCAACCCTGGGGCCGATGAAGATCGCGTTTGGTGCTACATTAAGACATCCTTCGATTCTGTGTATTGGGATTATTGCCCTGTTCCCAAATGCGATGCAG TGGACGTCAGCCCAGAGGTGCAGGATGTCATCAAGGACGCCGGAG AGTGCTACAAAGACAGAGGACAGTCATACCGAGGCACAACCGCGATGAGCTGGAAAGGAGAGCCTTGCCTGGACTGGGTCTGGAAGTTCGAGAAGTACAACCCGAAGACCTATCCTGACTCCGACCTGAACGAGAACTACTGCAGGAACCCCACTCCAGGCCCCGACTACGCCCCGTGGTGCTTCCTGACGACTTCATCCAAATTGAAATGGGACTACTGCGCCATACCGAAGTGCCTGAAGAACAACGGAACTTGA
- the LOC136445347 gene encoding melanocortin receptor 5-like — MIGKGKYFRIALCLVLVTTDCLGITSAPHINLNSTTDTSDVAGTGSFDSSPPQEEVSSNCSSSRARNNTSQLEENSTSAHAKCLEDQQNQSSGPNPIAVWLSYILTSVSMLAIAGNSLPIAAIVKLETLHKPVYVLMANLAASDICTSVSFLGLFFYGIHVKRPIALSRFFFTTILLSGLSSAYSLLILTAERYWFIVHGMSYLVNVTNERCVVMIVAAWVWSCFFAVLPNFGWSCTVGCISVAGAGYPPSYLVLVLVLVFIPMAAIVGLNTGIFWCLWQQVSAIKRQEAAVQANHRTSRKSSITILIITVLFLAAWLPFCVNIAGAVACQQDCSNNDDAPMLALVVLNSALNPIIYGFRLKEIRRGVKRLLFGRRAVNVLNPKKRATAFAMTTVKGEFEEQCRS, encoded by the exons ATGATCGGCAAAGGAAAATACTTTCGGATTGCATTGTGCCTTGTCCTCGTCACAACGGACTGTTTGGGAATAACGTCGGCACCACACATCAACCTGAACAGTACGACAGATACCAGTGACGTCGCCGGTACAGGCAGTTTCGACAGCTCGCCGCCGCAAGAAGAAGTATCTTCGAATTGCAGCTCGTCTAGGGCTAGAAACAACACGTCACAGTTGGAAGAAAACTCGACTTCTGCTCATGCAAAATGTCTCGAAGATCAGCAAAACCAGAGCTCTGGACCCAATCCTATAGCTGTTTGGTTGTCGTACATTTTAACCAGTGTCTCAATGTTGGCAATCGCGGGAAACAGCCTGCCAATAGCGGCGATTGTCAAACTGGAGACACTGCACAAACCGGTCTACGTACTCATGGCGAACCTAGCAGCGAGCGACATTTGCACAAGTGTTAGCTTTCTGGGTTTGTTCTTCTATGGAATTCACGTAAAACGTCCGATCGCACTGTCCCGTTTCTTTTTCACTACAATCCTCCTGTCCGGTCTATCCTCCGCCTACAGTCTGCTGATTCTGACGGCAGAGCGCTACTGGTTCATCGTGCACGGGATGAGCTACCTCGTCAACGTCACAAACGAAAGATGCGTGGTCATGATCGTGGCCGCCTGGGTGTGGAGCTGTTTCTTTGCCGTGTTGCCCAACTTCGGCTGGAGCTGTACGGTAGGATGTATATCCGTGGCAGGCGCAGGCTATCCCCCCAGTTACCTGGTCCTCGTGTTGGTCTTGGTCTTCATCCCAATGGCGGCAATCGTGGGCCTCAACACGGGCATCTTCTG gTGCCTGTGGCAGCAGGTTAGCGCCATCAAGCGGCAGGAAGCCGCAGTGCAGGCCAACCACCGCACCAGTAGGAAATCCTCCATCACCATTCTCATCATCACCGTCCTGTTCCTGGCGGCGTGGCTGCCGTTCTGCGTCAACATCGCCGGCGCCGTGGCCTGTCAACAG GACTGCAGCAACAACGATGATGCGCCCATGCTGGCTTTGGTCGTCCTCAACTCCGCGCTCAACCCGATCATCTACGGCTTTCGGCTGAAGGAGATTCGCCGAGGCGTCAAGCGTCTCTTGTTCGGTCGCCGCGCCGTCAATGTGTTAAACCCGAAGAAGAGGGCGACTGCTTTTGCCATGACGACGGTTAAGGGAGAATTCGAAGAACAATGCCGCAGCTAA